Proteins encoded by one window of Arabidopsis thaliana chromosome 2, partial sequence:
- a CDS encoding chaperone (unknown protein; BEST Arabidopsis thaliana protein match is: unknown protein (TAIR:AT5G04860.1); Has 70 Blast hits to 70 proteins in 12 species: Archae - 0; Bacteria - 0; Metazoa - 0; Fungi - 0; Plants - 70; Viruses - 0; Other Eukaryotes - 0 (source: NCBI BLink).): MCENEEYRERFPDKHFDLETVLQAKVRPICVVPERTFIGFFHREKSKEEEEKEDVSLDFLKGVMSFDSIWEEIMKQEPEESASEHVIYIVSWNDHYFVLLVNHDAYYIIDTLGERVYEGCNQAYVLKFDQDAEIKRLPSVIKDNKADMGSQKQGGKNKYEQPERSKESEEQGEEVVVCRGKESCREYIKSFLAAIPIQQVKADMKEGLVSSFHHRLQIELYYTKHLHHRQPNMFESSTTKVTVSEATVSMTVAWLLASQFSNSGGFGCEMAELLGIKV; the protein is encoded by the coding sequence ATGTGTGAAAACGAGGAATATCGGGAACGGTTTCCAGACAAACATTTCGATCTCGAGACGGTTCTCCAAGCAAAAGTCAGACCCATCTGTGTTGTCCCTGAAAGAACATTCATCGGGTTTTTCCATCGAGAGAaatcaaaggaagaagaagaaaaagaagatgttaGTCTAGATTTTCTTAAAGGTGTAATGTCCTTTGACAGTATCTGGGAAGAGATCATGAAACAAGAACCAGAAGAGTCGGCAAGCGAACATGTGATCTACATTGTAAGCTGGAATGATCATTACTTCGTACTCCTTGTGAACCACGATGCTTATTACATCATAGACACGCTTGGAGAGAGGGTCTATGAGGGTTGCAACCAAGCGTATGTCTTGAAATTTGACCAAGATGCAGAGATCAAAAGATTACCATCCGTcatcaaagacaacaaagCCGACATGGGAAGCCAGAAACAAGGTGGTAAGAACAAGTATGAGCAACCCGaaagatcaaaagaatcagaagaacaaggagaagaagtagTAGTGTGTAGAGGTAAAGAGTCATGTAGAGAGTATATAAAGAGCTTTCTCGCAGCGATTCCAATACAGCAAGTGAAAGCTGATATGAAGGAAGGACTGGTTTCATCTTTTCATCACCGTCTTCAAATAGAGCTTTACTACACCAAACACCTTCATCACCGCCAACCCAATATGTTTGAATCCTCTACAACCAAAGTAACTGTGTCAGAAGCTACTGTGTCTATGACAGTGGCTTGGTTATTGGCGAGCCAATTCAGCAATAGTGGTGGGTTTGGTTGCGAAATGGCTGAGCTTTTGGGGATAAAAGTTTAA